One window of Solwaraspora sp. WMMA2056 genomic DNA carries:
- a CDS encoding MBL fold metallo-hydrolase, with amino-acid sequence MELVSFRTPGLGDQSYLLIHEGKGVLVDPQRDIDRFLDAAAERDVDLRFVLETHLHNDYVSGGPQVARRTGAELVLPAGAAPIYRHTPAFHLEDIKADNLTLRPVHTPGHTPEHTSYVVLIDDEPVAVFSGGSLLVAAAGRPDLLGADRARTLARLQHGSLHRLAGLPRAVELLPTHGEGSFCTTTGAGRFTSTIGDEVDTNPLLGIGDPEAFADRLLAAPMPIPAFYQYMGPANIRGGEPMPPVTVPEIAATALPTGDGTQLLDIRPRTAQAAGLVPGSVGITLADDFGSWAGWLLPYGTPLVLIAAPDQDVTEAVVQLARIGLDTVRAVHRPAADADLGPGYELLDIDTFRQRLTVSDAQLLDVRMPNERAQASWSGAVERFLADLVTDGIPAALDPQRPVLVACGTGRRAAIAASLLVRAGYRVAVLDGAGVADLVDA; translated from the coding sequence GTGGAACTCGTTTCTTTCCGTACCCCAGGCCTCGGCGACCAGTCCTACCTCCTGATCCACGAGGGCAAAGGGGTGCTGGTCGACCCGCAACGTGACATCGACCGGTTCCTCGACGCCGCGGCCGAACGCGACGTCGACCTCCGGTTCGTCCTGGAAACGCACCTGCACAACGACTATGTCTCCGGTGGCCCCCAGGTGGCCCGGCGCACCGGCGCCGAGCTGGTCCTGCCGGCCGGGGCCGCACCGATCTACCGGCACACCCCCGCCTTCCACCTCGAGGACATCAAGGCCGACAACCTCACCCTGCGCCCCGTACACACCCCCGGGCACACCCCGGAACACACCAGCTACGTGGTCCTGATCGACGACGAACCGGTCGCGGTCTTCTCCGGCGGCAGCCTGCTCGTCGCCGCCGCCGGGCGACCCGACCTGCTCGGCGCCGACCGGGCCCGCACCCTGGCCCGGCTGCAGCACGGATCCCTGCACCGACTGGCCGGCCTGCCCCGGGCCGTCGAACTGCTGCCGACCCACGGCGAAGGCTCGTTCTGCACCACCACCGGCGCCGGTCGGTTCACCTCCACCATCGGTGACGAGGTCGACACCAACCCGCTGCTCGGCATCGGCGACCCGGAGGCCTTCGCCGACCGGCTGCTCGCCGCACCGATGCCGATCCCGGCGTTCTACCAGTACATGGGGCCGGCCAACATCCGTGGCGGCGAGCCGATGCCGCCGGTCACCGTGCCCGAGATCGCCGCCACCGCGCTGCCGACCGGCGACGGCACCCAGCTGCTGGACATCCGGCCCCGTACGGCCCAGGCCGCCGGCCTGGTCCCCGGCTCGGTCGGGATCACCCTCGCCGACGACTTCGGCAGCTGGGCCGGCTGGCTGCTGCCGTACGGCACCCCGCTGGTCCTGATCGCCGCACCGGACCAGGACGTCACCGAGGCCGTCGTCCAGCTGGCCCGCATCGGGCTCGACACCGTGCGGGCCGTCCACCGGCCGGCCGCCGACGCCGACCTCGGCCCCGGGTACGAGCTGCTCGACATCGACACCTTCCGACAGCGGCTGACCGTGTCCGACGCCCAACTGCTCGACGTACGGATGCCGAACGAACGTGCGCAGGCCAGCTGGTCCGGTGCGGTCGAACGCTTCCTCGCCGACCTGGTCACCGACGGCATCCCCGCCGCCCTCGACCCGCAGCGGCCGGTCCTGGTCGCCTGCGGCACCGGCCGGCGGGCCGCCATCGCCGCCAGCCTGCTGGTCCGCGCCGGCTACCGCGTGGCGGTCCTCGACGGCGCCGGCGTCGCCGACCTCGTCGACGCCTGA
- a CDS encoding rhodanese-like domain-containing protein — translation MPPTNPTIDVPAARALLADNPDTLVVDVRTPAEFETAHIDGAINLPLDQVDAHLNRIVADAGGRILLICQSGNRAHQACGKLAGAGLDSATVLTGGMGAWISAGGPVNRGRQRWSLERQVRLVAGAIVLVAVLASIWYPPARYVAGAIGAGLTVAALTNTCAMGMLLARLPYNRGAGCDVDASLTRLSRAGAAR, via the coding sequence ATGCCCCCCACCAATCCGACCATCGACGTCCCCGCCGCCCGGGCCCTGCTCGCCGACAACCCGGACACCCTCGTCGTCGACGTGCGGACCCCGGCCGAGTTCGAGACCGCCCACATCGACGGGGCGATCAACCTGCCGCTCGACCAGGTCGACGCCCACCTGAACCGGATCGTCGCCGACGCCGGCGGCCGGATCCTGCTGATCTGCCAGTCCGGCAACCGGGCCCACCAGGCCTGCGGCAAGCTCGCCGGTGCCGGCCTGGACTCCGCGACCGTGCTGACCGGCGGGATGGGTGCCTGGATCTCCGCCGGTGGACCGGTCAACCGGGGCCGGCAACGCTGGAGCCTGGAACGTCAGGTGCGGCTGGTCGCCGGCGCCATCGTGCTGGTCGCGGTGCTGGCCAGCATCTGGTATCCGCCGGCCCGCTACGTCGCCGGTGCCATCGGTGCCGGGCTGACCGTCGCCGCGCTGACCAACACCTGCGCGATGGGCATGCTGCTGGCCCGGCTGCCGTACAACCGGGGCGCCGGCTGTGACGTCGACGCGTCGCTGACCCGGCTGAGCCGGGCCGGCGCGGCGAGATGA
- the sulP gene encoding sulfate permease: MTGAAYPRQARTGPARALPILGWRRGYDRQVLRHDLIAGLTVAVMLVPQSMAYAALAGMPPVTGLYAATVPVLVYALLGTSGSLAVGPVAITALMTATALAPLANGDPGRFAALAGLLALLVGAIQVLMGVLRLGALVNFMSHSVLSGFTSAAALVIAASQVKDLLGLRAERAENLPGILTSLWQAAPTVHLLTVAVAGVSIAGLVLLRRYVPKLPGALLVVAAVTAVSAVLALGDRGVPILADVPSGLPVPDLPSIALADVRALLPAAVAIALVAYMEGIAVAKSLAARSRQHVDPNAELVAVGAANVAAGAFHAFPVAGGFSRSAVNFSAGARTPVASVVTAAVVAATALLLTPAFHHLPKAVLGAIVVVAVLGLVDHRGARTAWRTRRADGVTLALTFLVTLVAGVEAGLAVGVGFSLVVFLHRSARPHTAELGRVPGTGTFRNVARYQGLVTDPQVAVLRIDGPLYFANAEYLADQLSALAEDRPSLHAVVLDASAISDADTDGAHTLAQARDRLAGRGVALHLATVRGPVRDLLTRSGLWPAMREAGQLHPEVADAVDAAAGTPDGSDRTPRLPQEVY, encoded by the coding sequence ATGACCGGCGCGGCGTACCCGCGCCAGGCCCGCACCGGGCCGGCGCGGGCCCTGCCGATCCTCGGCTGGCGGCGCGGCTACGACCGGCAGGTGCTGCGCCACGACCTGATCGCCGGCCTGACCGTCGCCGTCATGCTGGTGCCGCAGAGCATGGCGTACGCCGCCCTCGCCGGCATGCCACCGGTCACCGGCCTCTACGCCGCCACCGTGCCGGTCCTGGTCTACGCCCTGCTCGGCACCTCCGGCTCGCTCGCCGTCGGCCCGGTCGCGATCACCGCGTTGATGACCGCCACCGCCCTGGCGCCCCTGGCCAACGGCGACCCCGGCCGGTTCGCTGCCCTCGCCGGCCTGCTCGCGCTGCTGGTCGGTGCCATCCAGGTGCTGATGGGGGTGCTGCGCCTCGGCGCGTTGGTCAACTTCATGTCCCACTCGGTGCTGTCCGGTTTCACCTCGGCCGCCGCGCTCGTCATCGCCGCCAGCCAGGTCAAGGACCTGCTCGGGCTGCGGGCCGAGCGCGCCGAGAACCTGCCCGGCATCCTGACCAGCCTCTGGCAGGCCGCGCCGACGGTGCACCTGCTGACCGTGGCGGTCGCCGGGGTCAGCATCGCCGGGCTGGTCCTGCTGCGCCGGTACGTACCGAAGCTGCCCGGCGCGCTGCTGGTCGTCGCCGCCGTCACCGCGGTCAGCGCCGTCCTGGCCCTCGGTGACCGTGGCGTGCCGATCCTCGCCGACGTGCCGAGCGGGCTGCCGGTGCCGGACCTGCCGTCGATCGCCCTGGCCGACGTACGGGCCCTGCTGCCGGCGGCGGTCGCGATCGCCCTGGTCGCCTACATGGAAGGCATCGCGGTGGCCAAGTCGCTGGCCGCCCGGTCCCGCCAGCACGTCGACCCGAACGCCGAACTCGTCGCCGTGGGCGCGGCGAACGTCGCAGCCGGCGCATTCCACGCCTTCCCGGTGGCCGGCGGATTCTCCCGCAGCGCCGTCAACTTCTCCGCCGGGGCCCGTACCCCGGTCGCGTCGGTGGTCACCGCCGCCGTCGTGGCGGCCACCGCGCTGCTGCTCACCCCGGCCTTCCACCACCTGCCCAAGGCGGTGCTCGGGGCGATCGTCGTGGTCGCCGTACTCGGTCTGGTCGACCACCGGGGCGCACGGACGGCCTGGCGGACCCGGCGGGCCGACGGGGTCACCCTCGCCCTGACGTTCCTGGTCACCCTGGTCGCCGGGGTCGAGGCAGGGCTGGCCGTCGGCGTCGGGTTCAGCCTCGTGGTGTTCCTGCACCGGTCGGCCCGGCCGCACACCGCCGAACTCGGCCGGGTCCCCGGCACCGGGACGTTCCGCAACGTCGCCCGCTACCAGGGGCTGGTCACCGACCCGCAGGTGGCGGTGCTGCGTATCGACGGCCCGTTGTACTTCGCCAACGCCGAGTACCTCGCCGACCAGTTGTCGGCACTTGCCGAGGACCGCCCGTCGCTGCACGCCGTGGTGCTCGACGCCAGCGCGATCAGCGACGCCGACACCGACGGGGCACACACCCTGGCGCAGGCCCGTGACCGGCTCGCCGGCCGGGGCGTGGCACTGCACCTGGCCACCGTGCGCGGCCCGGTCCGGGACCTGCTGACCCGCTCCGGCCTGTGGCCGGCGATGCGGGAGGCCGGGCAGCTGCATCCGGAGGTGGCCGACGCCGTCGACGCGGCCGCCGGTACGCCGGACGGCAGCGACCGGACACCACGCCTGCCGCAGGAGGTGTACTGA
- a CDS encoding carbonic anhydrase yields the protein MPDRFATVVTCIDGRIHGPLGQWIRDRLDVDHLDLITAPGADRVLATADPAELTRLLDAVGVSRTAHGSGTLVLAGHADCAGNPVDDAEHHDQLRRAADRLAAALPELRILAVHTGSCGTGCWQPHLIDERAPSGRP from the coding sequence GTGCCGGACCGGTTCGCCACCGTGGTGACCTGCATCGACGGGCGGATCCACGGCCCGCTCGGGCAGTGGATCCGCGACCGGCTCGACGTGGACCATCTCGACCTGATCACTGCGCCGGGCGCCGACCGGGTGCTGGCCACCGCCGACCCGGCGGAGCTGACCAGGCTGCTGGACGCGGTCGGCGTCTCCCGTACCGCGCACGGCAGCGGCACCCTGGTGCTGGCCGGGCACGCCGACTGCGCCGGCAACCCGGTCGACGACGCCGAACACCACGACCAGCTGCGCCGGGCCGCCGACCGGCTCGCCGCCGCCCTGCCCGAGCTGCGGATCCTGGCCGTGCACACCGGAAGCTGCGGCACCGGCTGCTGGCAGCCGCACCTGATCGACGAGCGGGCACCCAGCGGGCGTCCGTGA
- the murD gene encoding UDP-N-acetylmuramoyl-L-alanine--D-glutamate ligase, producing the protein MRLADLRGRSVAVWGTGREGRAAVTAIAAQSPAGLVAVDDSATAAPADWDTGTAPLYTGEDGFARLAAADVVVRSPGVPQTHPWVVRLRERGVPITGGTALWMADHAARTVGVTGSKGKSTTSSLISHLLTALGRPNAFGGNIGVPLLAMPEADLYVLELSSYQCSDLTDSPRIAVLTSLFPEHLDSHGSEERYYADKLNIIAHGPETIIYNGTDPRLARRLLGVEATAAGLPDGYHVTSGPAGRPYLHRGGEPLFARAALPLAGRHNEGNLCVALTVLEALGVDCVAQRDVIADAVAGFAGLPHRLAEIADPSGLTFVDDSISTSPYSAMHAIDAYTGRPLTVIVGGTDRGLDYTPLREHLAESELTVIGVPDSGPRILDTLAGLPGVRTAQAADVTAAVRLARELTPDGGVVLLSPAAPSYGHFRNFEHRSEVFAAAVRDTAPGSRVA; encoded by the coding sequence GTGCGCCTGGCTGACCTGCGTGGCCGATCCGTCGCGGTGTGGGGCACCGGCCGCGAGGGACGGGCCGCGGTGACCGCGATCGCCGCCCAGTCCCCGGCCGGGCTGGTCGCCGTCGACGACAGCGCGACCGCCGCCCCGGCGGACTGGGACACCGGCACCGCGCCGCTGTACACCGGCGAGGACGGCTTCGCCCGGTTGGCCGCCGCCGACGTCGTGGTCCGCTCACCGGGCGTGCCGCAGACCCACCCCTGGGTGGTGCGGCTGCGCGAACGCGGGGTGCCGATCACCGGCGGCACCGCGCTGTGGATGGCCGACCACGCCGCCCGGACCGTCGGTGTCACCGGCAGCAAGGGCAAGTCCACCACGTCCAGCCTGATCAGCCACCTGCTGACCGCGCTGGGGCGGCCCAACGCGTTCGGCGGCAACATCGGCGTACCGCTGCTGGCGATGCCCGAGGCCGACCTGTACGTGCTGGAACTGTCGTCGTACCAGTGCAGCGACCTGACCGATTCGCCCCGGATCGCCGTGCTGACCTCGCTGTTCCCGGAGCACCTGGACTCGCACGGCAGCGAGGAACGCTACTACGCCGACAAGCTCAACATCATCGCGCACGGTCCGGAAACGATCATTTACAACGGTACGGATCCCCGGCTCGCCCGGCGGCTGCTCGGTGTCGAGGCGACCGCCGCCGGACTGCCCGACGGCTACCACGTGACCTCCGGCCCGGCCGGCCGGCCGTACCTGCACCGGGGTGGCGAGCCGCTGTTCGCGCGGGCGGCGCTGCCGCTGGCCGGCCGGCACAACGAAGGCAACCTCTGCGTGGCGTTGACGGTGCTCGAAGCACTCGGCGTCGACTGCGTCGCGCAGCGCGACGTGATCGCCGACGCGGTCGCCGGTTTCGCCGGCCTGCCGCACCGGCTCGCCGAGATCGCCGACCCGTCGGGGCTGACCTTCGTCGACGACAGCATCTCGACCAGCCCCTATTCGGCGATGCACGCGATCGACGCGTACACCGGCCGCCCGTTGACCGTCATCGTCGGCGGCACCGACCGGGGGCTCGACTACACGCCGCTGCGTGAGCACCTCGCCGAGTCGGAGTTGACGGTGATCGGCGTACCGGACAGCGGGCCCCGGATCCTCGACACCCTGGCCGGGCTGCCCGGCGTGCGCACCGCGCAGGCCGCCGACGTCACGGCGGCCGTACGGTTGGCCCGCGAGCTCACCCCGGACGGTGGGGTGGTGCTGCTGTCCCCGGCCGCCCCCAGCTACGGGCATTTCCGCAACTTTGAACACCGCTCCGAGGTCTTCGCCGCCGCCGTCCGCGACACCGCTCCCGGGTCGCGGGTCGCCTGA
- a CDS encoding aminotransferase class III-fold pyridoxal phosphate-dependent enzyme has translation MTADDLLARHRAVMPSWMPIYYAEPLEIVAGSGRRVTGADGRSYLDFFGGVLTNMIGYDIPEIRDAVQRQLATGIVHTSTLYLIRHQVELAERIAALSGIADARVFFTNSGTEANEAALLAATNYRRSHQILAVRNSYHGRSYATMGITGHRSWSASGLNPLQVAWLHSGDRLRGLLARLGPDAQLDAAVEDLREVLATQTAGDVACLIAEPIQGVGGFVHGPDGLLGEWKKVLDESGILLISDEVQTGWGRTGEHFWGYQAHGVVPDLLTFAKGIGNGFALAGVVGRADVMDAVPAISFSTFGGNPVSTAAGVAVLDYLRDHDLQANAARTGELLRTGLTGAAAAHPIVGEVRGKGLMLAVEFVRPGTSEPDPAATTAVFEACRAGGLLVGKGGLYGNVLRMGPPLTLTEDEAREGLAILVDAIASVSAAAVPAIVEGATA, from the coding sequence ATGACCGCCGACGACCTGCTGGCCCGGCACCGGGCCGTCATGCCCAGCTGGATGCCGATCTACTACGCCGAACCCCTGGAGATCGTCGCCGGCTCCGGCCGCCGGGTCACCGGCGCCGACGGCCGCAGCTACCTGGACTTCTTCGGCGGCGTGCTGACCAACATGATCGGCTACGACATCCCGGAGATCCGCGACGCGGTGCAGCGCCAGCTCGCCACCGGCATCGTGCACACCTCCACCCTGTACCTGATCCGCCACCAGGTCGAGCTGGCCGAACGGATCGCCGCGCTGTCCGGCATCGCCGACGCCCGGGTCTTCTTCACCAACTCCGGCACCGAAGCCAACGAGGCGGCGCTGCTGGCCGCCACCAACTACCGCCGGTCGCATCAGATCCTCGCCGTGCGCAACAGCTACCACGGCCGCTCGTACGCGACGATGGGCATCACCGGGCACCGCAGCTGGTCGGCCAGCGGGCTCAACCCGCTGCAGGTCGCCTGGCTGCACTCCGGTGACCGGCTGCGTGGCCTACTGGCCCGGCTCGGCCCCGACGCCCAGCTCGACGCCGCCGTCGAAGACCTGCGCGAAGTCCTCGCCACCCAGACCGCCGGCGACGTCGCCTGCCTGATCGCCGAACCGATTCAGGGCGTCGGCGGCTTCGTACACGGCCCCGACGGGCTGCTCGGCGAATGGAAGAAGGTCCTCGACGAGTCCGGCATCCTGCTGATCTCCGACGAGGTGCAGACCGGCTGGGGGCGTACCGGCGAACACTTCTGGGGCTACCAGGCGCACGGCGTCGTGCCGGACCTGCTGACCTTCGCCAAGGGCATCGGCAACGGCTTCGCCCTGGCCGGCGTCGTCGGCCGCGCCGACGTCATGGACGCCGTACCGGCGATCTCGTTCTCCACGTTCGGCGGCAACCCGGTCAGCACCGCCGCCGGCGTCGCCGTCCTCGACTACCTGCGCGACCACGACCTACAGGCCAACGCCGCGCGCACCGGCGAGCTGCTGCGTACCGGGCTGACCGGGGCGGCCGCCGCCCATCCGATCGTCGGCGAGGTGCGGGGCAAGGGCCTGATGCTGGCCGTGGAGTTCGTCCGCCCCGGCACCAGCGAGCCGGACCCGGCCGCGACCACCGCCGTGTTCGAGGCCTGCCGGGCCGGCGGGCTGCTGGTCGGCAAGGGCGGCCTGTACGGCAACGTGCTACGGATGGGGCCACCGTTGACGCTCACCGAGGACGAGGCCCGCGAAGGGCTGGCGATCCTGGTCGACGCGATCGCGTCGGTCTCGGCCGCTGCCGTGCCGGCCATTGTGGAAGGGGCGACGGCGTGA
- a CDS encoding CoA-acylating methylmalonate-semialdehyde dehydrogenase, translated as MPHFVDGSRTTMIEAGGDGRHGEVFDPATGQVAATVGFASAAQVDAVVQVAARAARDWRDVSLSRRANVLFAFREIINARRDELAAAITAEHGKVLADAAGEVQRGLEVVEYACGIPTLLTGNFSENVSTEVDSYSLRQPLGVVAVISPFNFPAMVPLWFVPIAVACGNAVVVKPSEKDPSAAVLLAQWFTEAGLPPGVCNVVHGDREAVDALLDHPGVRAVSFVGSTPVARHVYTRGTAAGKRVQALGGAKNHMVVLPDADLDLAADAAVNAGFGSAGERCMAISALVAVEPVGDDLVARIVERLGRIRTGDGRRPGCDMGPLITAAHRDRVAGYVAAGAADGAKIVVDGRGVPVDGDAAGFWLGPTLLDQVTPQMSVYTDEIFGPVLSVLRVDSYDAALELVNANPYGNGTAIFTNDGGAARRFQHEVEVGMVGINVPIPVPMAYYSFGGWKASLFGDSHAHGRDGVHFFTRGKVVTSRWLDPRHGGVNLGFPTQT; from the coding sequence ATCCCGCATTTTGTCGACGGCTCCCGTACCACGATGATCGAAGCCGGCGGCGACGGTCGCCACGGTGAGGTGTTCGACCCGGCGACCGGGCAGGTCGCCGCGACCGTCGGGTTCGCCTCGGCCGCGCAGGTCGACGCGGTCGTGCAGGTCGCGGCGCGGGCCGCCCGCGACTGGCGCGACGTGTCGCTGTCGCGGCGCGCCAACGTGTTGTTCGCCTTCCGGGAGATCATCAACGCCCGGCGCGACGAACTCGCCGCCGCGATCACCGCCGAACACGGCAAGGTCCTCGCCGACGCCGCCGGCGAGGTGCAACGCGGCCTGGAGGTCGTCGAGTACGCCTGCGGCATCCCGACGCTGCTCACCGGCAACTTTAGCGAGAACGTCTCGACCGAGGTCGACTCGTACAGCCTGCGCCAGCCGCTCGGCGTGGTAGCGGTCATCTCGCCGTTCAACTTCCCGGCGATGGTGCCACTGTGGTTCGTGCCGATCGCCGTGGCCTGCGGCAACGCTGTCGTGGTCAAACCGTCCGAGAAGGACCCGTCGGCGGCGGTGCTGCTCGCGCAGTGGTTCACCGAGGCCGGCCTGCCACCCGGGGTCTGCAACGTGGTGCACGGCGACCGCGAAGCCGTCGACGCGCTGCTGGACCACCCGGGCGTACGGGCGGTGTCGTTCGTCGGCTCGACCCCGGTGGCCCGGCACGTCTACACCCGGGGCACCGCCGCCGGCAAACGCGTCCAGGCCCTCGGCGGGGCGAAGAACCACATGGTGGTGCTGCCCGACGCCGACCTCGACCTGGCCGCCGACGCGGCGGTCAACGCCGGCTTCGGCTCGGCGGGGGAGCGGTGCATGGCGATCTCCGCCCTGGTGGCGGTGGAGCCGGTCGGCGACGACCTGGTGGCCCGGATCGTCGAACGGCTCGGCAGGATCCGTACGGGTGACGGCCGCCGGCCCGGCTGCGACATGGGTCCGCTGATCACCGCCGCGCACCGCGACCGGGTCGCCGGTTACGTGGCCGCCGGTGCCGCCGACGGCGCGAAGATCGTGGTCGACGGCCGGGGCGTGCCGGTCGACGGCGACGCCGCCGGTTTCTGGCTCGGCCCGACCCTGCTGGACCAGGTGACCCCGCAGATGTCGGTCTACACCGACGAGATCTTCGGCCCGGTGCTGTCGGTGCTGCGGGTCGACTCGTACGACGCGGCGTTGGAGCTGGTCAACGCCAACCCCTACGGCAACGGTACGGCGATCTTCACCAACGACGGCGGTGCCGCCCGGCGCTTCCAACACGAGGTGGAGGTCGGGATGGTCGGCATCAACGTGCCGATCCCGGTGCCGATGGCCTACTACTCGTTCGGCGGCTGGAAGGCGTCGCTGTTCGGCGACAGCCACGCCCACGGCCGCGACGGGGTGCACTTCTTCACCCGGGGCAAGGTGGTGACCAGCCGCTGGCTCGACCCCCGCCACGGCGGCGTGAACCTCGGCTTCCCGACCCAGACCTGA
- a CDS encoding helix-turn-helix transcriptional regulator gives MSVRSVESLFAKAFDPDVAERAAAPCHRLTAGNPLLVSALLDDHRDRDLTGRAAAGHPADQPHVSREPTVVGPRYQQAVVESVHRWELQLLGAARVLAVLDDHCPPSLLGRLLGLGTITAAGLLRTMTVAGLVADGRFRHPAATEAILHDMTVHQRAELHRRVAETLFERGASAVDVARHLLSADATHEAWAVRVLREAAEHALATEDPAHAVRCLELALACADDADARLGVASVLARALEQVNPSATAAHLDPLWAAVPRGELRDRDLLAMARLALWQGAQDRVQQILHPTTQTHRLLETKTEAELRIAYQWFHGSRWGWPARAAEEPHDPWLDLARSLATLWQGGGSGAVAAAHQVLQSYRLGEVAVEVVATALLALAHGGHSDQAVHRCDLLIAQAERRGAATWEALLRAVRAEIALLRGEPAVAVALVELALRRLSASRWGVLIAYPLATLVAAHTALGAHEAAAQVLAQPIPDAADDTIWGLRYRHARGRLKLATGAVLAAAHDFHSCGRLMRRWGVDGPVLGLWRIDLAEAQFRLGRCDIARDLLKQQLASRDGDLRVRGLALRVLAAAAAPEQRPALLRESNDCLRTAGDRLGMIAALTDLHRVHEQLGNDDEARALAAAVATLAGSTDPPTDPASDPPSDPPTDLASDPPTGPVPGAGARQAIGGRRADTSDVPVLSVLTDSERRVAELARFGYPNREIACRLFITVSTVEQHLTRIYRKLKVKRKADLRVLLAPAGGTAMVDRPHIIDN, from the coding sequence ATGTCGGTCCGAAGCGTGGAGAGCCTGTTCGCCAAGGCGTTCGACCCCGACGTCGCCGAACGGGCCGCCGCGCCGTGCCACCGGCTCACCGCCGGCAACCCGCTGCTCGTCAGCGCTCTGCTCGACGACCACCGGGACCGGGACCTGACGGGCCGGGCCGCCGCCGGCCATCCGGCGGACCAGCCTCACGTGAGCCGGGAACCGACCGTGGTCGGTCCCCGCTACCAGCAGGCGGTCGTCGAGAGCGTGCACCGGTGGGAACTCCAACTCCTCGGCGCCGCACGCGTGCTCGCCGTCCTCGACGACCACTGCCCGCCGTCGTTGCTCGGCCGGCTGCTCGGCCTCGGGACGATCACCGCGGCCGGGCTGCTACGGACAATGACCGTTGCCGGTCTGGTGGCGGACGGCCGGTTCCGCCATCCGGCGGCCACCGAGGCGATCCTGCACGACATGACGGTGCACCAGCGCGCCGAACTGCACCGCCGGGTCGCCGAGACGCTGTTCGAACGCGGCGCTTCCGCCGTCGACGTCGCCCGCCATCTGCTGTCCGCAGACGCGACGCACGAGGCATGGGCGGTACGGGTGCTGCGGGAAGCGGCCGAACACGCGCTTGCCACCGAGGACCCGGCGCACGCCGTACGGTGCCTGGAACTGGCGTTGGCCTGCGCGGACGACGCCGACGCCCGGCTCGGGGTGGCCAGCGTCCTGGCCCGTGCGTTGGAGCAGGTGAACCCGTCGGCGACCGCGGCCCACCTCGACCCCCTGTGGGCCGCGGTGCCACGGGGCGAACTGCGTGATCGTGACCTGCTGGCGATGGCGCGGCTGGCGCTCTGGCAGGGTGCCCAGGACCGGGTGCAGCAGATTCTGCACCCGACGACGCAGACACACCGGTTGCTGGAGACCAAGACCGAGGCCGAGCTGCGGATCGCGTACCAGTGGTTCCACGGTTCCCGGTGGGGCTGGCCGGCACGGGCCGCAGAGGAGCCCCATGATCCGTGGCTCGACCTCGCCAGATCCCTGGCGACCCTGTGGCAGGGTGGCGGGTCCGGCGCGGTCGCCGCAGCCCATCAGGTGCTGCAGAGCTACCGCCTCGGCGAGGTCGCCGTCGAGGTCGTGGCGACCGCGCTACTGGCCCTGGCCCACGGCGGTCACAGTGACCAGGCGGTGCACCGCTGCGACCTGCTGATCGCTCAGGCCGAGCGGCGGGGTGCGGCCACCTGGGAGGCCCTGCTGCGTGCGGTCCGGGCCGAGATCGCCCTGCTGCGGGGCGAGCCGGCGGTCGCCGTCGCCCTGGTCGAACTGGCCCTGCGTCGGCTGTCCGCGTCGCGGTGGGGCGTGCTGATCGCGTACCCGTTGGCCACCCTGGTCGCGGCGCACACCGCCCTCGGCGCGCACGAGGCCGCGGCTCAGGTGCTGGCGCAGCCGATCCCGGACGCGGCGGACGACACCATCTGGGGCCTGCGCTACCGCCACGCGCGCGGACGACTGAAACTGGCCACCGGCGCGGTCCTGGCCGCCGCCCACGACTTCCACAGCTGCGGTCGGCTGATGCGCCGGTGGGGCGTCGACGGTCCGGTCCTGGGGCTGTGGCGGATCGACCTGGCCGAGGCGCAGTTCCGCCTGGGCCGCTGCGACATCGCCCGGGACCTGCTCAAGCAACAGCTCGCCAGCCGCGACGGTGACCTTCGGGTGCGTGGGCTCGCGCTGCGGGTGCTCGCGGCCGCCGCCGCACCCGAGCAGCGGCCCGCGCTGCTGCGGGAGTCGAACGACTGCCTGCGGACCGCCGGTGACCGGCTGGGGATGATCGCCGCGTTGACCGACCTGCACCGGGTGCACGAGCAGCTCGGCAACGACGACGAGGCCCGGGCGCTGGCCGCTGCGGTCGCCACCCTCGCCGGCTCCACCGACCCGCCGACCGACCCGGCGAGCGACCCGCCGAGCGACCCGCCGACCGACCTGGCGAGCGACCCGCCGACCGGACCGGTACCCGGGGCCGGGGCCCGTCAAGCGATCGGCGGCCGCCGGGCCGACACCTCGGACGTACCGGTGTTGTCGGTGCTGACCGACTCCGAACGCCGGGTCGCGGAACTGGCCCGGTTCGGGTACCCGAACCGGGAGATCGCCTGCCGCCTGTTCATCACGGTCAGCACCGTCGAGCAGCATCTGACCCGGATCTACCGCAAGCTCAAGGTGAAACGCAAGGCCGACCTGCGCGTCCTGCTCGCTCCCGCCGGTGGCACCGCGATGGTCGACCGCCCGCACATCATCGACAACTAG